One stretch of Harmonia axyridis chromosome 1, icHarAxyr1.1, whole genome shotgun sequence DNA includes these proteins:
- the LOC123687095 gene encoding uncharacterized protein LOC123687095 has translation MFFVKCFSFFVIFKLVILTVQCTRNCAEENGLDNDVFQKLHDKTYMNPSPAELCALKCMYEKGETLDSEGYSTTKFQGAIDGSRKLSDAQKEEFKQCVVQATPVKKCNDVAAFTHCIFKYLMS, from the exons ATGTTTTTCGTGAAGTGTTTCTCATTTTTTGTTATCTTCAAGCTTGTTATCCTG ACAGTACAATGTACCAGGAACTGCGCTGAAGAAAACGGCCTAGACAACGACGTATTCCAAAAACTACACGATAAAACCTACATGAACCCATCCCCAGCTGAACTGTGCGCCCTTAAATGCATGTACGAAAAGGGTGAAACATTGGACAGCGAGGGATACTCGACCACAAAGTTCCAAGGGGCCATAGATGGCAGTCGGAAACTGTCAGACGCACAGAAAGAGGAATTCAAACAATGCGTTGTCCAAGCCACACCTGTAAAGAAGTGTAACGATGTAGCAGCGTTCACACActgtattttcaaatatttgatgagCTGA
- the LOC123687122 gene encoding E3 ubiquitin-protein ligase Siah1-like — MASGNVFTQLRPCHAQMNEYVKKLITCPYCQVYVTPPYRQCSEGHLLCSNPECRKSDTICFCGRPIIDFEIKRMKLIYDMLCFSCEYEKNGCKAVIRGKDLESHLLNCEYKNRTEPLSPRRSSV, encoded by the exons ATGGCATCAGGCAATGTG TTCACTCAGCTGCGCCCTTGCCATGCACAAATGAACGAATACGTGAAGAAGCTCATAACCTGCCCCTATTGCCAAGTCTACGTTACACCCCCTTACCGCCAATGCTCAGAGGGACATCTACTCTGTTCCAATCCTGAATGTAGAAAGAGCGACACAATCTGCTTCTGTGGCAGGCCAATAATTGACTTTGAAATCAAACGCATGAAACTAATATACGATATGTTATGTTTCTCCTGCGAATACGAAAAAAACGGATGCAAGGCAGTGATAAGAGGTAAGGATTTGGAGTCTCATCTGCTGAACTGCGAGTACAAAAACAGAACTGAACCGTTATCGCCCAGGAGAAGTTCAgtataa